From the genome of Lentilactobacillus buchneri, one region includes:
- a CDS encoding IS30-like element ISLpl1 family transposase: MSSITYSERIKIETFCELGLSNIQMGVRLNRSPSTISYELSRCQPYQAELAQTDAEYKRSRCGRKTKLSDELKQKILNHLRLSWSPGMIAHEFKLATKSIYNWLNQGRIDFSLNDLPEHGVRQRRNVDQRSKYNQSLGRSIEQRPMMINQRNRIGDFELDTVVGPRGHSKAVLLTLIDRKSRFLWAYRLKDRTTATVNEALTKFLTTFNGPVHSFTVDRGTEFSGLVSLESQYGIKTYYCHAYTPAERGSNERFNRNLRYFYPKGTYFEHISAQGLKTTLLEINQRPLKILDWQTPYQVMLTNLSKNSD, from the coding sequence TTGTCTAGTATAACCTATTCCGAACGAATTAAAATCGAAACCTTTTGTGAACTAGGGCTGTCCAATATCCAAATGGGCGTTCGGCTGAACCGATCACCGTCAACAATTTCTTATGAATTATCTCGATGTCAACCTTATCAGGCTGAATTAGCACAAACAGATGCCGAATACAAGCGATCACGATGTGGTCGGAAAACTAAGCTGAGCGATGAGTTAAAGCAAAAAATTCTCAACCATTTACGTCTAAGCTGGTCACCAGGAATGATTGCTCACGAATTTAAACTAGCTACTAAATCTATTTATAATTGGCTAAATCAGGGGAGAATTGATTTCTCCTTGAATGATCTACCTGAACATGGCGTACGCCAACGGCGTAACGTTGACCAACGATCCAAATATAATCAATCTTTGGGGCGATCAATTGAACAGCGTCCCATGATGATTAATCAACGTAATCGCATCGGCGATTTTGAACTAGATACAGTCGTTGGTCCTCGTGGGCATAGTAAGGCAGTTTTATTAACTTTAATCGATCGCAAATCACGGTTCCTTTGGGCATACCGGTTAAAAGATCGGACGACAGCGACTGTTAATGAAGCACTAACTAAGTTCCTAACCACTTTTAATGGTCCGGTGCACAGCTTTACTGTGGACCGTGGCACTGAGTTTAGTGGGCTAGTATCACTTGAATCACAATATGGTATTAAGACCTATTACTGCCATGCTTATACGCCAGCTGAGCGCGGCAGTAATGAACGATTTAATCGGAACTTACGCTATTTTTATCCTAAGGGGACTTATTTTGAGCACATTAGTGCTCAAGGCTTGAAAACCACCTTACTCGAAATTAATCAGAGACCACTTAAAATACTTGACTGGCAAACACCTTATCAGGTCATGCTGACCAATTTGTCAAAAAATTCGGATTAA
- the comGA gene encoding competence type IV pilus ATPase ComGA, which yields MKTQASDLYFLPEGDEYLVKIRNANEVVVWDKIGYLQARRMMNYCKYIADMALSEQRRPQIGSMDWHFGDNQYFLRLSSVGNFTGLESLVIRIIYQLDDVHAAFFEEKQVQLISEMSRKRGLIVFSGPTGSGKTTTIYNLVNQMVSDQFVMTIEDPIEIREPLFLQLQVNHDAGMDYTDLIKVGLRHRPDVFIVGEIRDAMTAEAAIKAALSGHLVYTTVHAQDPVGVIDRLKQLGISDEFIAQALTGVAYQRLIPTTDGKQRQC from the coding sequence ATTAAAACACAAGCCAGTGATCTTTATTTTTTACCTGAAGGAGACGAATACCTGGTAAAAATTCGTAATGCAAACGAAGTCGTTGTTTGGGATAAAATCGGCTATCTGCAGGCGAGACGGATGATGAACTATTGCAAGTACATCGCAGATATGGCATTAAGTGAACAACGGCGGCCACAAATTGGGTCGATGGATTGGCATTTTGGTGATAACCAATATTTTTTACGATTATCCTCGGTCGGTAATTTCACGGGGTTGGAGTCACTGGTCATCCGGATTATCTATCAGCTTGATGATGTGCACGCGGCATTTTTTGAAGAAAAACAAGTTCAACTAATTTCCGAAATGAGTCGAAAACGCGGACTCATTGTCTTTTCCGGGCCAACCGGCTCTGGGAAAACAACCACCATTTATAATTTGGTAAATCAGATGGTTTCCGACCAATTTGTGATGACGATCGAAGACCCGATTGAAATTAGGGAACCGCTTTTTTTACAGCTCCAGGTTAATCACGATGCAGGGATGGACTACACCGACTTGATTAAGGTGGGCCTGCGTCATCGGCCTGACGTCTTTATCGTCGGCGAAATCCGTGATGCAATGACAGCAGAGGCAGCAATCAAAGCCGCTCTGAGTGGCCATTTGGTCTACACCACCGTCCACGCTCAGGATCCGGTTGGGGTCATTGATCGGCTCAAACAGCTCGGAATCAGCGACGAATTTATTGCCCAAGCCTTAACCGGCGTCGCTTATCAGCGGCTGATTCCAACCACCGACGGCAAACAGCGGCAATGTTGA
- a CDS encoding type II secretion system F family protein has product MDSKQLLKQNWLHRKLHNDSSSVKKWPVVFQANFFDSLANLLSIGFSLTQALKFIADTDKQLSRGVNVVIGSLKSGREFSESVRLLIETQAYHQLLIAEKHGQLSDILNELANFDRLRLKQLKKIKAMLVYPLFLCLILGTLILMIRVYVLPQIQDLMPTANHQQPVTYWQQLIRLSPIPILIGIIGSTVHWSRQDAITQAQMIVKIPGVGKLFRKYIAYYLASNLATLLKNGLSVKEIYATLSEFKEGSLIHLLGERLHATLLSGGSLRKLVDRHNFIPNEIIKFMSSGNTIPEMANSMTAYSRLMFDEMILTTDKLIGFIQPDMFVVIGVTIISTYFQLLIPIYNSVKGMY; this is encoded by the coding sequence ATGGACTCAAAACAGCTGTTAAAGCAAAACTGGTTACACCGGAAACTGCACAACGATTCGAGTTCGGTTAAGAAATGGCCGGTGGTTTTCCAAGCTAATTTTTTTGACTCTTTGGCGAATCTTTTGTCAATTGGATTCTCACTGACTCAAGCGTTGAAATTTATCGCCGACACTGACAAACAATTGTCCCGAGGCGTTAATGTGGTGATTGGATCGTTAAAGTCCGGCCGGGAATTTTCGGAAAGTGTCCGACTCCTGATTGAAACTCAAGCTTATCACCAGCTGTTAATCGCGGAGAAGCACGGTCAACTCAGTGACATTTTAAACGAACTGGCCAACTTTGATCGATTGCGGCTCAAACAACTCAAAAAGATCAAAGCGATGTTGGTGTACCCATTATTTTTGTGCCTGATCTTAGGAACGTTGATCTTGATGATTCGAGTCTACGTTTTGCCACAGATTCAGGATTTAATGCCCACAGCCAATCATCAGCAACCGGTTACGTACTGGCAGCAGCTGATTCGACTTTCGCCAATCCCAATTTTGATCGGCATCATTGGCAGCACAGTTCACTGGAGTCGGCAGGATGCCATAACCCAGGCCCAAATGATTGTCAAAATTCCGGGCGTCGGCAAATTGTTTCGAAAATATATTGCTTATTATCTGGCCAGCAATTTGGCCACTCTGCTGAAAAACGGTTTGAGTGTTAAGGAAATTTATGCCACGTTATCCGAGTTCAAGGAGGGATCACTGATTCATCTCTTAGGTGAAAGGCTTCATGCCACTTTACTTTCGGGAGGGTCCTTAAGAAAATTGGTAGACCGGCACAATTTTATTCCCAATGAGATTATCAAATTTATGAGCTCCGGCAACACGATTCCGGAAATGGCCAATTCCATGACGGCCTATTCACGGTTGATGTTTGACGAAATGATCCTGACCACCGATAAACTGATTGGGTTTATTCAGCCGGATATGTTTGTGGTGATCGGTGTGACGATTATTTCGACGTATTTTCAACTGCTAATTCCAATTTATAACTCAGTGAAAGGAATGTATTGA
- the comGC gene encoding competence type IV pilus major pilin ComGC, whose protein sequence is MKKRVKKMREGFTLIEMTIVLFIISLLILIIIPNLSNQRKHAQSVHSSAMTEVVQAQIDAYFSQHPTAKSVSFPDLTKGGYLTAKQVKQAKDEGLKITHNEVQK, encoded by the coding sequence ATGAAAAAGCGCGTTAAGAAAATGAGAGAAGGCTTTACGCTAATAGAAATGACCATCGTTTTGTTTATTATTTCATTATTGATTTTAATCATTATTCCAAATCTATCCAATCAAAGAAAACATGCCCAGTCTGTTCATTCATCGGCAATGACCGAAGTTGTTCAGGCACAAATTGACGCCTATTTCAGCCAGCACCCAACCGCCAAATCAGTTAGTTTTCCAGACCTGACAAAAGGTGGCTATCTAACCGCCAAGCAGGTTAAACAAGCCAAGGATGAAGGCCTGAAGATTACTCATAATGAAGTGCAAAAATAG
- a CDS encoding ComGF family competence protein has translation MKQKLSVSKVDTRPGYLLIEGLITLVIGVFAIWTIMTMIVYAGNEKKQNVINFHSYLSIIESDRYRFEIKQCQPSKCVMYSPVTKKTYRIERYQNMVRLAGAYKGHVPSLTNVQWVRWTKSGGCLRTDVTFDNGQKCSAYSKLPFKD, from the coding sequence ATGAAACAGAAATTGTCCGTGAGTAAGGTTGATACTCGGCCGGGCTACTTATTAATTGAGGGCCTGATCACCTTGGTGATTGGTGTATTCGCCATTTGGACGATCATGACGATGATCGTATATGCCGGGAACGAAAAAAAGCAAAACGTGATCAATTTTCATTCTTATCTCAGTATAATCGAATCTGACCGTTATCGGTTTGAAATCAAGCAGTGTCAACCCTCTAAGTGCGTGATGTACAGTCCGGTCACGAAAAAAACTTATCGAATTGAACGGTATCAAAACATGGTTCGATTGGCCGGTGCTTACAAGGGTCACGTACCGTCGTTGACAAATGTTCAATGGGTACGCTGGACAAAGAGCGGGGGGTGTCTAAGAACTGATGTTACTTTCGATAATGGCCAAAAGTGTTCAGCTTATTCAAAATTACCGTTCAAGGATTGA
- a CDS encoding class I SAM-dependent methyltransferase has protein sequence MRVLAQGKIEQLFDILNRSTELIQKAKDQSYLDSFIETLGFIQSDDEEDDELTEVDTKKLTNIYADFNPDDFTAETFRKAIQMAVLKAIRVDTIQANYQLTPDTIANVIGYIIAGIFHDRKELSILDPAMGTANLLTAIYHQLQTSIGVTPTISGIENDDAMFELAADSVELQKIHAELFHEDTIQNVLAPVVDAVVSDLPIGYYPIDANAKGFATHSETGHSYVHHLLIEFGMKHVLPGGFGFFLVPSQLFQTSEAKQLLKWMQGKVYLQGLLNLPKELFANAAAQKAILILQNAGDGAKQVDPVMLGEFPSFKDQQAFTKFLTEIDDWEQTDLL, from the coding sequence TTGAGAGTTCTGGCTCAAGGGAAAATTGAGCAGCTTTTTGATATCTTGAATCGTTCGACAGAATTGATTCAAAAAGCCAAGGATCAATCGTATCTTGATTCTTTCATCGAAACACTGGGATTTATCCAGAGTGACGATGAAGAAGATGACGAACTGACTGAAGTTGATACCAAAAAGCTGACTAATATTTATGCAGACTTTAATCCGGATGACTTCACTGCCGAAACTTTCCGGAAAGCAATTCAAATGGCTGTGCTCAAGGCGATTCGAGTTGACACAATTCAGGCTAATTACCAACTGACGCCTGATACCATTGCCAACGTTATTGGCTATATTATTGCCGGAATTTTCCATGACCGCAAAGAATTAAGCATTCTTGATCCGGCAATGGGAACTGCCAATCTACTAACAGCAATTTATCATCAGCTTCAAACCAGCATTGGCGTTACACCAACCATTTCCGGAATTGAAAATGACGATGCAATGTTTGAATTGGCTGCAGACTCAGTCGAGCTGCAAAAGATTCACGCTGAGCTTTTCCACGAGGATACGATCCAAAATGTTTTAGCTCCCGTGGTCGATGCAGTCGTTAGTGATTTGCCGATTGGCTACTATCCAATCGATGCTAATGCCAAGGGATTTGCTACCCATTCAGAGACGGGTCATTCATACGTGCACCATTTGCTGATTGAATTTGGCATGAAGCATGTTTTGCCGGGTGGGTTTGGTTTCTTCCTGGTGCCAAGTCAGCTTTTCCAAACCAGCGAAGCCAAGCAGCTTCTTAAATGGATGCAAGGGAAGGTTTACCTGCAGGGATTACTTAATTTACCAAAAGAACTCTTTGCAAACGCTGCGGCCCAAAAGGCAATTTTGATTCTTCAAAATGCTGGCGACGGTGCCAAACAGGTGGATCCGGTAATGTTGGGGGAATTTCCATCATTTAAGGACCAACAAGCCTTTACCAAGTTCTTGACCGAGATTGATGATTGGGAACAAACTGATTTATTATAA